Proteins co-encoded in one Pithys albifrons albifrons isolate INPA30051 chromosome 14, PitAlb_v1, whole genome shotgun sequence genomic window:
- the XPNPEP2 gene encoding xaa-Pro aminopeptidase 2 codes for MCTLHWIAVWALLLHGCAAGQVPQAPSTRNDIRDCSTDPPYLPPTATNTTARLAALRDTMQAHSVHAYIVPSTDAHMNEYISKRDARLGWLTGFTGSAGTSVVTQDKAALWTDSRYWTQAERELDCNWELQRTTWIESIAMWILEAVPVGGNISLDPFLFSIATWNSYNQALQGSGRILLPLDTNLVDQVWGDQRPPPSSSEIYSLPAAFTGSSWQEKVAGIRQQMEQHVRRPTAVLLSGLEETAWLFNLRGDDIPYNPVFYSYTLLTITNISLFVEGSRLAAAARESLRSDCPGPLCVELREYGQVSAHLSSYTRENVTVWLGTEYTTYGLYGIIPQEKLLEESYSPVMTAKAVKNTHEQEMLRAAHVRDAVAVIQYLLWLEKAVPQGQVNEFSGAQHIDALRWAQEHSHGPSFESISASGLNAALAHYSPSNESSRTLSAGEMYLFDTGGQYLDGTTDITRTVHWGEPTPLQKEAYTRVLMGNIDLSRLVFPSNTAGRTVESFARRALWEVGLNYGHGTGHGIGNFLSVHEWPVGFQSNNVPLVAGMFTSIEPGYYRDGEFGIRIEDVALVVEAQTKHQSEKPFLTFEVVSLVPYDRKLIDLSLLSPEQIQYLNSYYKRIRDSVGPELRRQQLEEEYKWLQESTKPFPVGSSITTTGTAGMLALTSLLSVLLSGLQG; via the exons ATGTGTACCCTGCACTGGATCGCAGTCTGGGCACTCCTGCTCCACG GCTGTGCCGCAGGGCAGGTGCCACAGGCTCCTTCCACCAGGAATGACATCCGGGATTGCTCCACGGACCCACCG TACCTGCCACCAACAGCCACCAACACGACAGCACGGCTGGCAGCACTGCGGGACACCATGCAGGCCCACAGCGTCCACGCCTACATCGTGCCCTCCACGGATGCCCACATG AACGAGTACATCTCCAAGCGGGATGCCCGGCTGGGCTGGCTCACTGGCTTCACCGGCTCTGCAG GCACCAGTGTGGTGACACAGGACAAGGCTGCCCTGTGGACTGACAGCCGCTACTGGACCCAGGCAGAGCGGGAACTGGACTGcaactgggagctgcagaggacaA cctggatCGAGTCCATTGCAATGTGGATCCTGGAGGCGGTTCCCGTGGGGGGGAACATCAGCTTGGACCCGTTCCTCTTCTCCATCG CCACCTGGAACAGCTACAATCAGGCTCTGCAAGGCTCTGGTCGGATCCTCCTTCCCCTCGACACCAACCTCGTGGATCAGGTGTGGGGTGACCAGAgaccccctccctcctccagcgAGATTTACAGCCTCCCGGCAGCATTCACAG ggagcagctggcaggAGAAGGTGGCCGGGATCCGGCAGCAGATGGAGCAGCACGTGCGGCGTCCCACGGCTGTGCTGTTGTCAGGGCTGGAGGAGACAGCCT GGCTCTTCAACCTCCGTGGAGATGACATCCCCTACAACCCTGTCTTCTACTCCTACACCCTCCTGACCATCACTAACATAAG cctgttCGTGGAGGGGTCACGactggcggcggcggcgcgggagTCCCTGCGCTCCGACTGCCCGGGGCCGCTGTGTGTGGAGCTCCGGGAGTACGGGCAGGTGAGCGCCCACCTGAGCAGCTACACCCGGGAAAACGTCACCGTGTGGCTGGGCACCGAGTACACCACCTACGGCCTCTACGGCATCATCccccag gaaaagctgctggagGAGAGCTACTCACCTGTCATGACGGCCAAGGCTGTGAAAAACACGCACGAGCAGGAGATGCTGCGAGCCGCCCAT GTCCGGGATGCAGTGGCCGTCATCCAGTACCTGCTGTGGCTGGAGAAGGCGGTCCCACAGGGGCAGGTGAACGAGTTTTCAGGGGCTCAGCACATCGATGCCCTCCGCTG gGCTCAGGAGCACAGCCACGGGCCCAGCTTTGAGTCCATCTCAGCCAGCGGGCTCAATGCAGCGCTGGCCCACTACAG CCCCTCCAATGAGAGCAGCCGGACACTGTCTGCAGGAGAGATGTACCTCTTTGACACTGGAGGGCAGTATCT GGATGGGACAACAGACATCACTCGGACAGTGCATTGGGGTGAGCCCACCCCACTTCAGAAG gaAGCCTACACCCGTGTGCTGATGGGCAACATCGACCTCTCCCGCCTCGTCTTCCCATCCAACACAGCAG GGAGAACGGTGGAGTCCTTCGCCCGCCGGGCACTCTGGGAGGTTGGACTCAACTACGGCCATGGAACCGGCCATGGCATTGGCAACTTCCTCTCAGTCCACGAGT GGCCCGTGGGCTTCCAGTCCAACAATGTGCCACTGGTGGCTGGAATGTTCACCTCCATCG AGCCTGGATACTACCGGGATGGTGAGTTTGGGATCCGCATTGAGGATGTTGCACTCGTGGTGGAGGCACAGACCAAG CACCAGAGTGAGAAGCCTTTCCTGACCTTTGAGGTGGTGTCCTTGGTGCCCTACGACCGCAAACTCATCGACCTCAGTctcctgtccccagagcag ATCCAGTACCTAAACTCCTACTACAAGAGGATCCGTGACAGCGTGGGGCCAGAGCTGCGgcggcagcagctggaggaggagtaCAagtggctgcaggagagcaCCAAGCCCTTCCCAGTGGGCAGCAGCATCACCACCACTGGCACAGCGGGCATGCTGGCCCTCACCTCgctgctctcagtgctgctcagtGGGCTGCAGGGGTGA
- the APLN gene encoding apelin yields the protein MAAPGRLLAPLLLLLLLLGLVLAAPGPLGQVPDGKDAQNGLAPRLVRPRGARRGTGQRPGGWRRYRRPRPRLSHKGPMPF from the exons aTGGCCGCGCCAGGCCGCCTCCTGGccccgctgctgctgctgctgctgctgctggggctcgTCCTGGCTGCCCCCG gaCCGCTGGGCCAGGTGCCGGACGGGAAGGATGCTCAGAACGGCCTTGCCCCAAGGCTGGTGCGGCCACGGGGTGCACGGCGAGGGACCGGACAGAGGCCAGGGGGCTGGCGGAGGTAccggcggccccggccccggctcTCCCACAAGGGTCCCATGCCCTTCTGA